The Nitrospira lenta DNA window ACGATCCCATTCTTTGATCGCCGGCTTCACATGGTGTTCAAGATGGGTCAGTGCGGCATACAGCCGCCCCTCATATTCTTCTCGCTTGGCGCTTGTCGTGGGAAGGGGCTTGAGAAGCGCCGTCAGTCCTTGGATCTCCTCGATCGCCTCAAGCAGTTCCTCAATGAAGTTACACTCATTTGACCTGAGTACTACTTGATTGCTTTAACAGAGCCTCGCGTATAGCGGAGATAACCGCCTCAGGCTTTTCTAATGGAATGCCATGTCCGCTATCTACCCATATTTGTTTAGAGCCGGGGTAAAACCGGGCGACGTCCTTACGTTTTGCGTTTGCATCATCCGCCAACGGTGATCTTTCTTTCATCGGCTCAGATGCGCTTAGAACGAACACCGGTTTGTTTAGCAAGGTTGGAAAACGGAGAAGCTGCTCGCCAGTTTGAGGAAGCAGGTCGAGTTCTTCCTTAGCCGTACCTGTCACTAAAACGCCAAGTAAACCTTGAACCAAGAATGACTGCCTATCCAAGGAACCTTCGCCCTCAAGTTGCTTGGGGTGAGTAGAGTCGACGAGAATAAGCGCGCTCACTTCATCTGGGTAGCGTCGGGCAAAAAGCTGCATGTACAAACCGCCCAGTGAGTGCCCCACCAGAATGTAGGGCGGGTTCACACCTTTGCTTCGAAGTAGCATTCGCAGTTCATCCACTATGTGCAACCCGTCACGGGGCGTTGATACGGGATCGCTGCTCCCATAACCAGAACGGTTGTAGGCGAATGTCGTGGTGTCTTTTGAGATTTCCGGTATTACTTTTTTCCACCACTCCATTCTTCCACCCAGTCCGTTTTCAAAAACAACGGGGACGGTGCCATGCTGAGTCAGTGCGAACTCGGTATGGCGATCATTGATTTTCTCTGTAGTTGAATTGGGCAGTGATGCGCAACTAGTGAGCAACGCCACCAATAGAACGGCAATGCCTTGTATGACCGTTTTCATGATTCGGCCTCGCCATCTCATGTTAACAAGAGCAACGGGGGCTGCCCCTTAAATTATCCTACTTCTACACCGCAAGCTTGGCGACACGAAGTTCTTTGCGGCGCTGCTCGGCATGCCACAGGTCATACTGGGTTTGCTGATTGAGCCAGCTCGCAGACGATGTGCCGAACGCCATCGACAGGCGAACCGCCATCTCGGGACTAATCCCCGCTCGACCATTTAGAATGGCAGAAAGGGGTTTTCTGCTGATACCCAACGCCTGGGCAGCCTGCGTGACACTCAAACTGAGCGGCTCTAAACACAAGTGCTTAATGATGGTCCCTGGGTGAGGGGGATTGTGCATTCGCATAGAGTAACCTTGTCAGTGATAATCCTCGTAATCGACTGCCTCTGCGTCCTTACCGACAAACCGAAACGTGAGCCGCCAGTCTCCACTGACTGACACAGCCCAGGTACCTTTTCTGTCACCCTTGAGCGGATGAAGGTCTAACCCTGGCAGCACCATATCCCGTGGCGAAGTGGCCGCGTTCAATTGGGCTAGGATAAGGCACACCCGCTCCGCATGTTGGGCCTGGATACCCGACTTACTCCCGGTCTCGAAGAACCGGCCCAAGCCTTTATGCTTAAAGCTTCGGATCACGCGACGTACTGCAACCCATTGCGTTACGATACTCAAGTTGCTGGAAGAGCGCGTTGACACGAAACGGCAATGGTCAT harbors:
- a CDS encoding HigA family addiction module antitoxin; this encodes MRMHNPPHPGTIIKHLCLEPLSLSVTQAAQALGISRKPLSAILNGRAGISPEMAVRLSMAFGTSSASWLNQQTQYDLWHAEQRRKELRVAKLAV
- a CDS encoding type II toxin-antitoxin system RelE/ParE family toxin codes for the protein MIRSFKHKGLGRFFETGSKSGIQAQHAERVCLILAQLNAATSPRDMVLPGLDLHPLKGDRKGTWAVSVSGDWRLTFRFVGKDAEAVDYEDYH
- a CDS encoding alpha/beta fold hydrolase; translated protein: MKTVIQGIAVLLVALLTSCASLPNSTTEKINDRHTEFALTQHGTVPVVFENGLGGRMEWWKKVIPEISKDTTTFAYNRSGYGSSDPVSTPRDGLHIVDELRMLLRSKGVNPPYILVGHSLGGLYMQLFARRYPDEVSALILVDSTHPKQLEGEGSLDRQSFLVQGLLGVLVTGTAKEELDLLPQTGEQLLRFPTLLNKPVFVLSASEPMKERSPLADDANAKRKDVARFYPGSKQIWVDSGHGIPLEKPEAVISAIREALLKQSSSTQVK